From one Microbacterium sp. 10M-3C3 genomic stretch:
- a CDS encoding DNA-binding protein encodes MSDARPRLWTPQELAEYTGIPIRTLADWRTERARSRGLGLPFVALSSHNVRYRDEDVEAFITGRIVAPTESAGD; translated from the coding sequence ATGAGCGACGCCCGCCCCCGCCTCTGGACTCCGCAGGAGCTTGCGGAGTACACGGGCATCCCGATCAGGACGCTCGCTGACTGGCGGACAGAGCGTGCGCGCAGCCGAGGTCTCGGGTTGCCGTTCGTCGCGCTCTCGTCGCACAACGTTCGCTACCGCGATGAGGATGTCGAGGCGTTCATCACGGGGCGGATCGTGGCCCCGACGGAAAGTGCGGGCGACTGA
- a CDS encoding DUF1731 domain-containing protein, translated as MAEPMPARAVIAGASGFVGSELHRRWAARGVLVQTIGRDGDATWRDAAGMRRVLDGADVLVNLAGASVDRRYTDRGRDLIYRSRIETTRMLRSAVAAAERPPATWLNASTATIYRHATDRPQTETAGELGTGFSVDVARDWEAELFADDLPGLRRVALRMAIVLGDGPATRMLLRLARFGLGGPQLEGPWFPHDRYRGIGPHATAAAPHPHDSRGGRQRFSWIHLDDALGAIDFLVGRADIDGAVNLAAPHPVENRELMRTLRAAVGMPIALPAPRWVLGPAMWALRTEPELVLKSRWVVPERLQAAGFSFRYAELDDAVRAVLGR; from the coding sequence ATGGCTGAGCCGATGCCGGCCCGCGCCGTCATCGCGGGCGCGTCCGGGTTCGTCGGCTCTGAGCTGCACCGCCGATGGGCGGCGCGCGGCGTGCTCGTGCAGACGATCGGACGCGACGGCGATGCGACGTGGCGCGACGCCGCGGGAATGCGCCGCGTCCTCGACGGCGCCGACGTGCTGGTGAACCTCGCGGGCGCGTCGGTCGACCGGCGCTACACCGACCGGGGCCGCGACCTCATCTACCGCTCGCGCATCGAGACCACGCGGATGCTGCGCTCCGCCGTCGCCGCGGCCGAACGGCCGCCGGCGACCTGGCTGAACGCGTCGACCGCGACCATCTACCGTCATGCCACCGATCGGCCGCAGACCGAGACCGCCGGTGAGCTCGGGACGGGCTTCTCCGTCGACGTGGCCCGCGACTGGGAGGCGGAGCTGTTCGCCGACGATCTGCCCGGCCTGCGCCGTGTCGCACTGCGGATGGCGATCGTGCTCGGCGACGGCCCCGCGACCCGCATGCTGCTGCGCCTCGCGCGGTTCGGGCTCGGCGGGCCCCAGCTGGAGGGACCGTGGTTCCCGCACGACCGTTACCGCGGCATCGGACCGCATGCGACGGCCGCGGCGCCGCATCCGCACGACAGCCGTGGCGGCCGGCAGCGATTCAGCTGGATCCACCTCGACGACGCCCTCGGAGCGATCGACTTCCTCGTGGGGCGGGCGGACATCGACGGCGCGGTGAACCTCGCCGCGCCGCATCCGGTCGAGAATCGGGAGCTCATGCGCACCTTGCGTGCGGCCGTGGGCATGCCGATCGCGCTGCCCGCGCCCCGCTGGGTGCTGGGACCGGCGATGTGGGCGCTGCGCACCGAGCCGGAGCTCGTCCTCAAGAGCCGCTGGGTCGTCCCCGAGCGGCTGCAGGCCGCTGGCTTCTCGTTCCGCTACGCCGAGCTCGACGACGCCGTGCGCGCGGTGCTCGGCCGCTGA
- a CDS encoding bifunctional [glutamine synthetase] adenylyltransferase/[glutamine synthetase]-adenylyl-L-tyrosine phosphorylase, producing the protein MTSGERSSALTALARSGFSLLTEADALLGELGELIGAPRAALAAVAALGADPDEAVAAIVRIARRDAAAVAALADDRDGWASLWRLVGASSGFAEFFLRHPDELANLRGAGSALPGPEEIASELLAAVGADASGFAASGADEAWAALRTRYRRMLARIAAFDLGHPDAAQVIDVVSERLADAAGAALEASLAVARTRLAGPGPATFPREQVAAARLAIIGMGKAGARELNYVSDVDVIFVGGSLDDDVVAEARAIDIATRLAVQTMRGISGPEIEPPLWEVDPNLRPEGKQGALVRSLGSHLSYYDRWAHGWEFQALLKARPLAGDPALGAEYVAAVQPKVWTSAARENFVDNVQRMRERVTDNIPTDEVPRQVKLGPGGIRDIEFTVQLLQLVHGLTDDRIRQRGTLEALDALVAEGYIGRADAAAFARDYRMLRLIEHRLQLRGLRRTHLMPTRPEELRVLARATGLADSGEGIQARWEAIKREVRDIHVRLFYRPLLSAVAGLGEEERTLSAAQAHDRLAAIGFRDPVGALRHIAALTTGLSRKATIQRHLMPIMLRWFADGVDPDYGLLVFRRISERLGESPWFLRMLRDSSAAAESLTHALSGSRYIGELMEWIPESAAWLDDTDLLRPRGGVALQEEARAIQTRHASIEDAMRSVRALRRREMLRTAMAAVLGYLTIDELAGALTTITEVTIQATLRAVRREIVPPEDAALDFSVIAMGRFGGRELGFGSDADVMYVYRPNGVDPQRAHELALQIVAGLRQHSEDHRLPLELDAGLRPEGRNGPVARSLDAYAEYYRRWSLSWEAQALLRARGIAGSVKLIDAFTTLADEVRYPQQIDPQGLREIKRIKARVESERLPKGVDPARHLKLGPGSLSDVEWLVQILQLQHAHGVPGMRTTSTLDALHAARDAGLVDGLSAERLEAAWRLASRVRSAATLLSWATTDVLPTDRGKLDGIGRILEYPPRSATRVEEDYLATTRRARRVFEKLFYG; encoded by the coding sequence ATGACCTCGGGTGAGCGCTCCTCGGCACTGACCGCCCTCGCGCGCAGCGGCTTCTCTCTGCTGACCGAGGCCGACGCGCTGCTCGGCGAGCTCGGCGAGCTGATCGGCGCGCCGCGCGCCGCGCTCGCCGCCGTGGCGGCGCTGGGCGCCGACCCCGACGAGGCGGTCGCGGCGATCGTGCGCATCGCGCGCCGCGACGCGGCCGCTGTGGCCGCTCTGGCCGATGACAGGGACGGCTGGGCGTCGCTGTGGCGTCTCGTCGGCGCATCCAGCGGCTTCGCGGAATTCTTCCTGCGGCACCCCGACGAGCTCGCGAACCTGCGCGGAGCGGGGAGCGCCCTCCCCGGTCCCGAGGAGATCGCGTCGGAGCTGCTCGCAGCCGTGGGTGCGGACGCGAGCGGATTCGCCGCATCCGGCGCCGACGAGGCGTGGGCGGCGCTGCGCACGCGCTACCGCCGCATGCTCGCCCGTATCGCGGCGTTCGACCTCGGCCACCCCGACGCGGCGCAGGTGATCGACGTCGTGTCCGAGCGACTCGCGGATGCGGCGGGCGCGGCTCTGGAAGCATCCCTCGCTGTCGCGCGCACGCGGCTGGCCGGCCCCGGCCCCGCCACGTTCCCGCGTGAGCAGGTCGCCGCGGCCCGGCTCGCGATCATCGGCATGGGCAAGGCCGGCGCGCGTGAGCTGAACTACGTCAGCGACGTCGACGTGATCTTCGTCGGCGGCTCGCTGGATGACGACGTGGTCGCCGAGGCCCGCGCGATCGACATCGCGACGCGCCTGGCGGTGCAGACGATGCGCGGCATCTCCGGGCCGGAGATCGAGCCGCCGCTGTGGGAGGTCGATCCGAACCTGCGGCCGGAGGGCAAGCAGGGCGCCCTCGTGCGCTCGCTCGGCTCGCACCTGTCCTACTACGACCGCTGGGCGCACGGCTGGGAGTTCCAGGCGCTGCTCAAGGCGCGGCCGCTCGCCGGCGATCCCGCGCTCGGCGCCGAGTACGTCGCGGCCGTGCAGCCCAAGGTGTGGACGAGCGCCGCACGGGAGAACTTCGTCGACAACGTCCAGCGCATGCGCGAGCGGGTCACCGACAACATCCCGACCGACGAGGTGCCGCGCCAGGTGAAGCTCGGGCCGGGCGGCATCCGCGACATCGAATTCACGGTGCAGCTGCTGCAGCTCGTGCACGGCCTGACGGACGACCGCATCCGCCAGCGGGGCACGCTGGAGGCCCTCGACGCGCTCGTCGCCGAGGGGTACATCGGTCGCGCCGACGCGGCGGCGTTCGCGCGCGACTACCGGATGCTGCGCCTGATCGAGCACCGGCTGCAGCTGCGCGGCCTGCGCCGCACCCACCTGATGCCCACGCGTCCGGAGGAGCTGCGGGTGCTCGCCCGTGCGACCGGGCTCGCCGACAGCGGCGAGGGCATTCAGGCGCGCTGGGAGGCGATCAAGCGCGAGGTGCGCGACATCCACGTGCGGCTGTTCTACCGCCCGCTGCTGAGCGCGGTGGCCGGCCTCGGCGAGGAGGAGCGGACGCTGTCGGCCGCGCAGGCGCACGACCGCCTCGCGGCGATCGGCTTCCGCGATCCCGTCGGGGCGCTCCGTCACATCGCCGCCCTGACGACCGGTCTCAGCCGCAAGGCGACGATCCAACGCCACCTCATGCCCATCATGCTGCGGTGGTTCGCCGACGGTGTCGACCCCGACTACGGCCTGCTCGTCTTCCGCCGCATCAGCGAGCGGCTGGGGGAGAGCCCGTGGTTCCTCCGGATGCTGCGCGACTCCTCCGCCGCCGCCGAGAGCCTCACGCACGCGCTGTCGGGCTCGCGGTACATCGGCGAGCTCATGGAGTGGATCCCCGAATCCGCCGCATGGCTGGATGACACCGATCTGCTGCGACCACGCGGCGGTGTCGCGCTGCAGGAGGAGGCCCGGGCGATCCAGACCCGGCATGCGTCGATCGAGGACGCCATGCGGTCGGTGCGCGCGCTCCGCCGGCGCGAGATGCTGCGCACCGCGATGGCGGCCGTGCTCGGCTACCTCACGATCGACGAGCTGGCCGGCGCCCTCACGACGATCACCGAGGTGACGATTCAGGCGACCCTCCGCGCGGTGCGGCGGGAGATCGTGCCGCCCGAGGATGCGGCGCTCGACTTCTCCGTGATCGCGATGGGACGCTTCGGCGGCCGCGAGCTCGGGTTCGGGTCCGACGCCGACGTCATGTACGTCTACCGGCCGAACGGCGTCGATCCGCAGCGCGCCCACGAGCTCGCGCTGCAGATCGTCGCGGGTCTCCGACAGCACTCGGAAGACCACCGGCTGCCGCTCGAGCTCGATGCGGGGCTGCGACCCGAGGGTCGCAACGGTCCCGTCGCGCGCTCGCTCGACGCGTACGCCGAGTACTACCGGCGCTGGTCGCTGTCGTGGGAAGCGCAGGCGCTGCTGCGTGCGCGAGGGATCGCCGGCAGCGTCAAGCTGATCGACGCCTTCACGACGCTCGCCGATGAGGTGCGGTACCCGCAGCAGATCGACCCGCAGGGGCTGCGCGAGATCAAGCGGATCAAGGCGCGCGTCGAGAGCGAGCGGCTCCCGAAGGGCGTCGACCCCGCCCGGCACCTCAAGCTCGGGCCCGGGTCGCTCAGCGACGTGGAGTGGCTCGTGCAGATCCTGCAGCTGCAGCACGCGCATGGCGTGCCCGGCATGCGCACGACGTCGACGCTCGACGCGCTGCACGCCGCACGCGACGCGGGTCTCGTCGACGGTCTGTCGGCGGAGCGATTGGAAGCCGCGTGGCGGCTGGCGAGCCGCGTGCGCTCCGCGGCGACCCTGCTGTCGTGGGCGACCACCGACGTGCTGCCCACCGACCGGGGCAAGCTCGATGGCATCGGACGCATCCTCGAGTACCCGCCGCGCTCGGCCACGCGCGTCGAAGAGGACTACCTCGCCACGACGCGCCGAGCACGGCGGGTGTTCGAGAAGCTGTTCTATGGCTGA
- the glnA gene encoding type I glutamate--ammonia ligase, which translates to MDKQRDFVLRTIEERGVKFVRLWFTDVIGTLKSVAIAPAEVEGAFAEGLGFDGSAIEGLTRSYESDLLAHPDPTTFQILPWRGEVDPTARMFCDITTPDGAPAVADPRHVLKRTLAKAADAGFTFYTHPEIEFYLLKSSQLGPEGRPEPVDSAGYFDNVPGGTAHDFRRRSVRMLEDLGISVEFSHHEGGPGQNEIDLRYADALTTADNIMTFRTVIKEVAIEQGVYATFMPKPLSGQPGSGMHTHMSLFEGDQNAFYEEGAQYQLSKIGRQFIAGLLRHANEISAVTNQFVNSYKRLWGGDEAPSFICWGHNNRSALVRVPLYKPNKGQSSRVEYRALDSAANPYLAYALMLAAGLKGIEEGYELPAEAEDNVWSLSDAERRALGYAPLPQSLDHALEYMEESELVAETLGEQVFNYVLLNKRREWHEYRSQVTRFELESNLEIL; encoded by the coding sequence ATGGACAAGCAGCGGGACTTCGTCCTCCGCACGATCGAGGAGCGCGGCGTCAAGTTCGTGCGTCTGTGGTTCACGGATGTCATCGGCACCCTCAAGTCCGTCGCGATCGCGCCCGCCGAGGTCGAGGGGGCCTTCGCCGAGGGGCTCGGCTTCGACGGCTCCGCGATCGAGGGGCTGACGCGCTCGTACGAGTCCGACCTGCTCGCCCATCCCGATCCGACGACGTTCCAGATCCTGCCGTGGCGCGGCGAGGTCGACCCGACCGCGCGCATGTTCTGCGACATCACGACCCCCGACGGGGCGCCCGCCGTCGCCGACCCCCGTCACGTGCTCAAGCGCACGCTTGCGAAGGCCGCCGACGCCGGGTTCACGTTCTACACGCACCCCGAGATCGAGTTCTACCTGCTGAAGTCGTCGCAGCTCGGCCCCGAGGGTCGTCCGGAGCCGGTCGACTCCGCGGGCTACTTCGACAACGTCCCCGGCGGCACCGCGCACGACTTCCGCCGCCGGTCGGTGCGGATGCTGGAAGACCTCGGCATCTCCGTCGAGTTCAGCCACCACGAGGGCGGCCCTGGTCAGAACGAGATCGACCTCCGGTACGCGGACGCCCTGACGACGGCTGACAACATCATGACCTTCCGGACGGTCATCAAGGAGGTCGCGATCGAGCAGGGCGTGTACGCCACGTTCATGCCGAAGCCCCTCAGCGGCCAGCCCGGCAGCGGCATGCACACGCACATGTCCCTGTTCGAAGGCGACCAGAACGCGTTCTACGAAGAGGGCGCGCAGTACCAGCTCTCGAAGATCGGGCGGCAGTTCATCGCCGGTCTCCTGCGCCACGCGAACGAGATCTCGGCGGTCACGAACCAGTTCGTGAACTCGTACAAGCGCCTGTGGGGCGGCGACGAGGCGCCCAGCTTCATCTGCTGGGGTCACAACAACCGCTCCGCCCTCGTGCGCGTGCCGCTGTACAAGCCGAACAAGGGGCAGTCCTCGCGGGTCGAGTACCGGGCGCTGGACTCCGCCGCGAACCCGTACCTCGCCTACGCCCTCATGCTCGCCGCCGGCCTCAAGGGCATCGAGGAGGGCTACGAGCTGCCGGCCGAGGCCGAGGACAACGTGTGGTCGCTCAGCGACGCCGAGCGCCGCGCACTCGGGTACGCGCCGCTCCCGCAGAGCCTCGACCACGCGCTGGAGTACATGGAGGAGTCGGAGCTCGTCGCCGAGACCCTGGGCGAGCAGGTCTTCAACTACGTGCTGCTCAACAAGCGCCGCGAGTGGCACGAGTACCGCTCACAGGTGACCCGGTTCGAGCTCGAGAGCAATCTCGAGATCCTCTGA
- a CDS encoding SPOR domain-containing protein, with protein sequence MTADSEKYWYNLTTGKVERGFESPAIDRAGPFDTEEEAARAPEILRERSRAWAEDDARESGWGSAGTDE encoded by the coding sequence GTGACCGCGGACAGCGAGAAGTACTGGTACAACCTCACGACCGGCAAGGTCGAGCGGGGGTTCGAATCGCCCGCGATCGATCGCGCCGGCCCCTTCGACACGGAGGAGGAGGCGGCTCGCGCGCCGGAGATCCTGCGCGAGCGCTCGCGCGCGTGGGCCGAGGACGACGCGCGCGAGTCCGGTTGGGGCTCCGCCGGGACCGACGAGTAA
- a CDS encoding polyphosphate--glucose phosphotransferase, producing MATSTTRAVGVDIGGTGIKAGVVDLQAGELVSDRMKVPTPAGAEPKDVLNAVREVLDKLEVADDTDISLGVAFPAIVKNGRTLSAANVSDKWIGFEAEKFFEDGLGRDIHFANDADVAGIAEVRYGAAKGVDGLVILTTLGTGIGSAMIYDGVLIPNSELGHLQRAGHKRDAEGYAAYSAMEREELSWEKWAKRLQWYYDYVQFLFSPDLFVVGGGVSKHADEFLHLLKLDTPIVPAVHRNNAGIIGAASLAVAVPEALPAVAQASA from the coding sequence ATGGCAACGAGCACGACCCGGGCAGTCGGGGTGGACATCGGCGGGACCGGCATCAAAGCCGGCGTGGTGGACCTTCAGGCGGGTGAGCTCGTCAGCGACCGGATGAAGGTGCCGACGCCCGCCGGGGCCGAGCCGAAGGACGTGCTCAACGCGGTGCGCGAGGTGCTCGACAAGCTCGAGGTCGCCGATGACACCGACATCTCCCTGGGCGTCGCCTTCCCGGCGATCGTGAAGAACGGGCGCACCCTGTCGGCCGCGAACGTGTCGGACAAGTGGATCGGGTTCGAAGCGGAGAAGTTCTTCGAGGACGGGCTGGGCCGCGACATCCACTTCGCCAACGACGCCGACGTGGCCGGCATCGCCGAGGTGCGCTACGGCGCAGCCAAGGGTGTCGACGGCCTCGTGATCCTCACGACCCTGGGCACCGGCATCGGTTCGGCGATGATCTACGACGGGGTGCTGATCCCCAACAGCGAGCTCGGTCATCTTCAGCGCGCGGGTCACAAGCGCGACGCCGAGGGCTACGCGGCCTACTCCGCCATGGAGCGCGAGGAGCTGTCGTGGGAGAAGTGGGCCAAGCGCCTGCAGTGGTACTACGACTACGTGCAGTTTCTCTTCTCCCCCGACCTGTTCGTCGTCGGCGGCGGCGTGTCCAAGCACGCCGACGAGTTCCTCCACCTGCTCAAGCTCGACACGCCCATCGTCCCGGCGGTGCACCGCAACAACGCGGGCATCATCGGCGCCGCATCGCTCGCGGTCGCGGTGCCCGAGGCGCTGCCCGCCGTCGCCCAGGCCTCCGCCTGA
- a CDS encoding Rid family hydrolase, protein MPSAVSLIRSLQLAPAEYAHAASAAPGARLIFLAGACPVEPDGRTSAPGDVGAQAARCLANLDIALDAAGASRRDVVQARVLVASSDRADLHLAWSVVHHGFADHEVPSTLMGVTVLGYPDQLVEIEAIAAVVG, encoded by the coding sequence ATGCCCAGCGCCGTATCCCTGATCCGCTCGCTTCAGCTCGCTCCTGCCGAGTACGCCCACGCGGCGAGCGCAGCGCCGGGGGCGCGGTTAATCTTCCTGGCCGGGGCGTGCCCCGTGGAACCGGACGGAAGGACGTCCGCGCCGGGCGACGTCGGCGCTCAGGCCGCGCGGTGCCTGGCGAATCTCGACATCGCCCTCGACGCCGCGGGGGCGTCTCGCCGTGACGTCGTGCAGGCGCGGGTGCTGGTTGCCTCGTCCGACCGCGCGGACCTTCATCTTGCGTGGAGCGTGGTCCACCACGGGTTCGCGGACCACGAGGTGCCCAGCACGCTGATGGGCGTCACGGTGCTCGGGTACCCCGATCAGCTCGTCGAGATCGAGGCCATCGCCGCCGTCGTCGGCTGA
- a CDS encoding helix-turn-helix transcriptional regulator: MTDVRTLALVRRVRDRMDREYAKPLDVESLAAGVHMSAGHLSRQFRLAYGESPYAYLMTRRIERAMTLLRRGDLTVTDACFAVGCQSLGTFSTRFTELVGVTPSEYRAHGAQYRPGMLPCIAKHVTRPVRNREATAAAVS, encoded by the coding sequence ATGACCGACGTCCGCACCCTCGCGCTCGTGCGACGGGTGCGCGACCGGATGGACCGCGAGTACGCGAAGCCGCTCGACGTCGAGTCGCTCGCCGCCGGCGTGCACATGTCGGCGGGGCACCTGAGCCGCCAGTTCCGGCTGGCCTACGGCGAGTCGCCCTACGCGTACCTCATGACCCGCCGCATCGAGCGTGCGATGACGCTGCTGCGCCGTGGCGACCTGACGGTGACCGACGCATGCTTCGCGGTCGGCTGCCAGTCCCTCGGCACCTTCAGCACGCGCTTCACCGAGCTGGTCGGCGTCACGCCGAGCGAGTACCGCGCGCACGGCGCGCAGTACCGGCCCGGGATGCTGCCGTGCATCGCCAAGCACGTGACCCGACCGGTCAGGAATCGAGAAGCGACGGCCGCTGCGGTCTCGTAG
- a CDS encoding VOC family protein, whose protein sequence is MALTIHSSFLPHLDPEESLAFYRDVLGFEVRLDVGYAGMRWITVGPAEQPDTAIVLHPVGVGHDVSDAERTLLTELVAKGTVFGVNLATDDLDATFARLDAAGADIVQEPIEQDYGVRDCAVRDPAGNLLRIQQN, encoded by the coding sequence ATGGCCCTCACGATCCACTCCAGCTTCCTTCCGCACCTCGACCCGGAGGAGTCGCTCGCGTTCTACCGCGACGTCCTGGGATTCGAGGTGCGCCTCGACGTCGGCTACGCCGGGATGCGGTGGATCACCGTCGGGCCGGCCGAGCAGCCGGACACGGCGATCGTGCTGCATCCAGTGGGCGTCGGCCACGACGTCTCCGATGCCGAGCGCACGCTCCTGACGGAGCTCGTCGCGAAGGGGACGGTGTTCGGCGTCAATCTCGCCACCGACGACCTGGACGCGACGTTCGCGCGCCTGGACGCCGCCGGTGCCGACATCGTGCAGGAGCCGATTGAGCAGGACTACGGCGTGCGCGACTGCGCGGTGCGCGACCCCGCAGGCAACCTCCTGCGCATCCAGCAGAACTGA